The Hydra vulgaris chromosome 05, alternate assembly HydraT2T_AEP genome includes the window TTTTTGCTAGCTAATAGCTAGCATTTTTAGCCAGCGTTTAGCTGATAATTTAGCCATGAGGCTAAATGAATTGAACCCTAACCTTAACCCTAACATGAATTGTTATCTCTTTAGCGATTTAGCTCTTTGTGGCTAAATCCTTGTCTTGATCATTACAATTTGTCGCTAGCTAGTTGCTAGCTTATTTAGCTAGCAATCCTTGAGgtccaaccttttttttttattatcacaaaTATTGCTAACTAGTTGCTAGCTGATTTCACACCGGGTgacatccttttttttttttttacctctttgtttttttttttcaatgaaaatgcTGATCCAGAGCTTACAGACCAAGGGTAGTTAGTCATGTATTCATTAGTAGTTTCGTAAGTAGCGTCCTGTcagaaatttatttcaaaatatttaataaattttaattaagattttaattaatttacaaactaatgttatgttaaaatttttattaaacaattttattatcataatttataaacctCATTACTCTCTTCACCAACTGGTTTGAAACGTTTTAACATGCTCATATCAATCCCTGTTTCCTGATCACTATAATTATTGCTATCATCAGAGTCTGTGAGAATTGTTGACTCAGGTACTTGATTTATTGAATGGTCATTAAATATGTCATAAAAATTATAGTCAGATATATAGTAAGGTTTTTCAGGGTTTATTTGTTGACTAACTTCCTTACTATTGTGTTTTTCATAAATATGATCCAAGCTTATACTATCAGCTTTATCAAGACTTGATTCAACTATACCATGTACTATCTCATCTATTTCTTTAAACTGATATTCTATTAATTGGGTTTTGTTTAGCGAATGATTATTTGTTTTTGCTTCTCTTCTCagcaactttattttattatgttcatAAGACTGATTGACATTTAGTTCATTTTTACTTGGAAGTTCACGAGGAAGTTCACACTGAACTGAAACTTCGTGTTTTTCAGAAATAGCACATAAACTAAGATTATTATCTACTTGAGTGCACATATCAGTTTTTGCTGGTAGGACATGTAAACTATTTATATCAGAACTTTCAGTGTGAATATTATCAAACAAACTCTGATCACTTGACAAAAATGTATCTGAAATTCCTGTGGCTTTTTCAGTATCAGTATAAGTGCAATCTTTGCACAAATTTTTGTCTtcgaaaattattttaccaCAACAACAGGTGTTTAAAACAGTTGATTCTCCATCATAGACAGTTGATTCTCCGTCATAAGCAGTAGATTCATCATCATATGCAGTAGATTCAATGTTTGTAGCTTCATTACTTGAATCtgttaaactattattattattataactgcAATCATCAACCATTCTTCTATGATATTCTCTATTTAAGATTGAAGATTCAGTTGCATCATCAGTGTTAAATGTAGTAGAATCCACAGAAGACTCATTAAAAGGAGTAAAACATTGaagttttacttctttttttgcAGTGTCAATAAAGTCTTTGTGAGATGATTCTGCAGACTTTTTCATTGTGTCAACAAAACTTTTGTGGGATGATTCTGCAGACTAAAAATGACAGTGTgttaacacatttaaaaaatttttcatttgaaatttaaattttaaatatttaataaaaaaaataatcaaaattttttttattagaatctttattagaattttttattatagaatctttttttttagaattttttattatagaatttatatagaatctttattagaaattagaaTTTAGTACACTGACGTGTTTGTTCATTTTAatacttatcaaaaaataaaaaaacttaaaatgtattatttttaataattatttattataaatatttttttcataattatgagaaaaataataacatatgtgtaaaaaattcaaatgactTAAATGGGAAACTTTAAACACTTAatgttataaagaaaattatcaaCACAATGCAGACTTTTGACATTAATAAAACATAgtgtaaaaaaataagcataGCTATAgacaactttaataaaatatcatatgctatcatttattaaattatatcatGTCATTATCATATATTATCATGTTATCTTATATGTAATCATATGTTATATACTGAATTACCTTTGTCAGCATAATTTTGGATCTTTTTCTTATATActacaattaattattttattcattagtatttattttctaatatttaagaATACTTTATCTTGTTTATTggtaattatttactttttaatatctaacattattttcttattagTATTACTAATatctaagatttttttatacttttattagtaattatttattttctaatatctaagaattttatttatttattaataattatttattttctaatatctaagaattttatttatttattattatttattttttaacatctaagaatttatttattagtattattaatatctAAGATTAACTGTtcttaagtaaattaaaaaaacatttaagaccaaaataattgtaattttgttattttaaatgtcaAGGGGTAAAGTAACATTAAAAGTCACATTAAAAGTCACAGTAAAATGATTGCTATATACAACAAAGAAACAAATAGGGGTATTACAGCAATTAATGGATGGCACCACAGTAATGTGCAAATGTGTAAATAAATGACATCGCACTACAGTAATGAACAAGATATGCACCACAGTAAACAGATAAGATATGTCCCACAATAAATTAATGAGATATTTACCACAATAAATAAATGAGATATGCACCACAGTAATGAATGAGATATGCACCACAGTAAATTGGTAAGATATGTACCACAATAAATGAATGAGATGACCACAACAAATGAATGAGATATTCACCACAATTAATAGATAAGATATGTACTGCaataaatatacacattttttttaaacacaacttTAGTCATAAAAACTTTACCctaatttatttggtaaaatttttaaattgtcaaaattttcaaacaactgTGATAATAAGAATAATTACATGTACTCAGAACACAtaactaaaacaatatttttaccttttaacatttacattaaatttaaaatattatgaataaatctttataaaacctTTTGAGGAGAGCTGGAGATGGGAGAGCTGTAAATTCTTCTTGAAGGAGTCACTGGAGCTGATTGACAACCAGAGggtttttttatcaattctGGTGGTCGTAGTCGCTctgataaaatctaaaataaaaaaaaacttaacctttataattaaagttatctaaataaaaaaaaactcaaaaaaagaaaacaacaaaataagTGACTAACTCCTAGTGCTTCTCTAAGTTCATCATTACTTTCACCCAATCTTCTGTTTGTTTCGCACAAAACCTCTAGTTGACGTACAAACTGCTCTCTATCGACATGTTTTTGAGGGGTAGATGAAGCAGAGTTTTCAAGACTGAGTACTCTAACAGGTTTTTTTCCAGACATATAGTCATTATGCTGAAAACATTTaacaatagttttgataatttaaaaaaaaaacaccaagaAAAACAAGATGAAAAACTTACAACTTGGTCATCAGCCTCCATTAATTCTGCCATGAGTGAAGATTTGTCAATGACTTCTTCATCATAAGGTATAATTGATCGCCCTGAAGCATCCTCAATATCTGTGTCATCAAAGTcattaagaatattatttaaatctgGTCCAGGATCACTTCGGAATGAACTGTGCAAATTTGGCAGTCTATACTTTGTTAACACCAAACTTGTAGTACGCTTTACTGGAGAGCCGATAAAACAACTGTTTGAACGCTtgacctaaataaataaattaaatattaaagaaaaattttgcttatttgtaggtaaagcaaaaaaatcatataaaatgttgcaaaaatttgagcaaaagcAAATAATAAAGACTTGAAAAAGCAACTGTGAtgtaagcaataaaaattatagaaagcactttttctaaaaaaattgagaaagctatttaaaaaatatttttcataattaatcaTAATTAACATACCTCCATTGCTGAACGAAGATCATCATTTGTATCATGCAACTTTTTATTTGCCTCATGTAGCAAATGTAATTGTCGTGTTAAATTTTCTTGCTCTTGGACGCAATCTAAAACGGTTACACGCTCTTTTTGAAGACGATCAGATTGTTCATCATATTCACACTTAAGTTTTGCAACTTCAGTTCTCATAAGAGCCATTTGTGTTTGAAATTCAAGCAACCGAAGATGAAGGGTTTCATTTTCCTatacacattttaaaaatgaagatctttaaaacaaaaattaataattaattaaatgattgataaaatgaattattattcaaaagaaagatttaacattgaataataaaaattaattgaaatattaaccTTTTCCTTCAGCtttatttcttctaaaattgTATTAGGAACGAAAGTTTTAACTGATTTCTCCTCGACTTGTTTTTCTAGctgagaatttttattttaaaaaaatttaaattttctatattaaaaatttaaatttatattcatatataaaaaatttaaatttatttatcaaaaatttaaattcgtgtataaaaaatttaaatttatattaaaaacatttgttcttatacatacaaataattttaaaaatatataaaaatattaacaaacatTATTTACTTTACTTAAATTCGTGATTttagaaaatgtaaattatttttatatctaaataattacatttatttattataattattattt containing:
- the LOC136071948 gene encoding uncharacterized protein LOC136071948 isoform X2 gives rise to the protein MSNVDENAFMKRELLDAELDSSGFIDEVELAAVVDLKPYELKQIFARLDTDKDGKISITDFMENYTLFQSYADVKNTSMQPDIKTNNKTEYFENGKIALKENSNDSGFISTNTAMKIPDASSDDTLKVPDDTMRILDATMSLKNSSLKVSDTTFNLKNKPLMIDLKTEAKNQLGQEYLDDLYEIARSRDDPLLLDSLENFLAATVDNLLRKQAENEYLELSLKRATLKNNEFSSQLEQEMDQHVQMLEEKIRQEEQQKLAIQKQEAYQQLIIAQKELAEMENKVKMLEKQVEEKSVKTFVPNTILEEIKLKEKENETLHLRLLEFQTQMALMRTEVAKLKCEYDEQSDRLQKERVTVLDCVQEQENLTRQLHLLHEANKKLHDTNDDLRSAMEVKRSNSCFIGSPVKRTTSLVLTKYRLPNLHSSFRSDPGPDLNNILNDFDDTDIEDASGRSIIPYDEEVIDKSSLMAELMEADDQVHNDYMSGKKPVRVLSLENSASSTPQKHVDREQFVRQLEVLCETNRRLGESNDELREALGILSERLRPPELIKKPSGCQSAPVTPSRRIYSSPISSSPQKSAESSHKSFVDTMKKSAESSHKDFIDTAKKEVKLQCFTPFNESSVDSTTFNTDDATESSILNREYHRRMVDDCSYNNNNSLTDSSNEATNIESTAYDDESTAYDGESTVYDGESTVLNTCCCGKIIFEDKNLCKDCTYTDTEKATGISDTFLSSDQSLFDNIHTESSDINSLHVLPAKTDMCTQVDNNLSLCAISEKHEVSVQCELPRELPSKNELNVNQSYEHNKIKLLRREAKTNNHSLNKTQLIEYQFKEIDEIVHGIVESSLDKADSISLDHIYEKHNSKEVSQQINPEKPYYISDYNFYDIFNDHSINQVPESTILTDSDDSNNYSDQETGIDMSMLKRFKPVGEESNEDATYETTNEYMTNYPWSVSSGSAFSLKKKNKELSMRSQRQFDEDVDDYNMPDEELARLVNQTNDDDFSSTSEELITVEEKIIEPHDAAKVLKREFGVGADTSGESLSANEGETTVPERMYKLVLVGNAAVGKSSFIIRLCKNKFYSSLNSTLGVDFQIKNLQLNGKIIALQLWDTAGQERFRSIAKSYFRKVDGVILMYDVTCESSFMDVRDWLESIKEGSSKTVPIIICGNKTDLRLDARRKGMPVVSQEQGQRLANDIGALFIETSAKEGTNITNTCLELTKQLIQNDEKRLSTTGMQLNKQPSQTKKNGCCR
- the LOC136071948 gene encoding ras and EF-hand domain-containing protein homolog isoform X7; the protein is MDQHVQMLEEKIRQEEQQKLAIQKQEAYQQLIIAQKELAEMENKVKMLEKQVEEKSVKTFVPNTILEEIKLKEKENETLHLRLLEFQTQMALMRTEVAKLKCEYDEQSDRLQKERVTVLDCVQEQENLTRQLHLLHEANKKLHDTNDDLRSAMEVKRSNSCFIGSPVKRTTSLVLTKYRLPNLHSSFRSDPGPDLNNILNDFDDTDIEDASGRSIIPYDEEVIDKSSLMAELMEADDQVHNDYMSGKKPVRVLSLENSASSTPQKHVDREQFVRQLEVLCETNRRLGESNDELREALGILSERLRPPELIKKPSGCQSAPVTPSRRIYSSPISSSPQKSAESSHKSFVDTMKKSAESSHKDFIDTAKKEVKLQCFTPFNESSVDSTTFNTDDATESSILNREYHRRMVDDCSYNNNNSLTDSSNEATNIESTAYDDESTAYDGESTVYDGESTVLNTCCCGKIIFEDKNLCKDCTYTDTEKATGISDTFLSSDQSLFDNIHTESSDINSLHVLPAKTDMCTQVDNNLSLCAISEKHEVSVQCELPRELPSKNELNVNQSYEHNKIKLLRREAKTNNHSLNKTQLIEYQFKEIDEIVHGIVESSLDKADSISLDHIYEKHNSKEVSQQINPEKPYYISDYNFYDIFNDHSINQVPESTILTDSDDSNNYSDQETGIDMSMLKRFKPVGEESNEDATYETTNEYMTNYPWSVSSGSAFSLKKKNKELSMRSQRQFDEDVDDYNMPDEELARLVNQTNDDDFSSTSEELITVEEKIIEPHDAAKVLKREFGVGADTSGESLSANEGETTVPERMYKLVLVGNAAVGKSSFIIRLCKNKFYSSLNSTLGVDFQIKNLQLNGKIIALQLWDTAGQERFRSIAKSYFRKVDGVILMYDVTCESSFMDVRDWLESIKEGSSKTVPIIICGNKTDLRLDARRKGMPVVSQEQGQRLANDIGALFIETSAKEGTNITNTCLELTKQLIQNDEKRLSTTGMQLNKQPSQTKKNGCCR
- the LOC136071948 gene encoding uncharacterized protein LOC136071948 isoform X1 → MNSEFVEVTFSVPRNSFFQYSPVNGNTHVVPDNNYDSSLNNRSYCYVQDHLAMEKESFYTNFFDCTNTTHASKESCDLNNLSTKNLFPKNSDTRTSRTMYESIKQPHNSSIQIKSLGVTPWRFFPQNDSIFTSSPLCFNKDNVFQIKPKILLSQKEMPTFEEFLNKIHPRWASYLPGQEYLDDLYEIARSRDDPLLLDSLENFLAATVDNLLRKQAENEYLELSLKRATLKNNEFSSQLEQEMDQHVQMLEEKIRQEEQQKLAIQKQEAYQQLIIAQKELAEMENKVKMLEKQVEEKSVKTFVPNTILEEIKLKEKENETLHLRLLEFQTQMALMRTEVAKLKCEYDEQSDRLQKERVTVLDCVQEQENLTRQLHLLHEANKKLHDTNDDLRSAMEVKRSNSCFIGSPVKRTTSLVLTKYRLPNLHSSFRSDPGPDLNNILNDFDDTDIEDASGRSIIPYDEEVIDKSSLMAELMEADDQVHNDYMSGKKPVRVLSLENSASSTPQKHVDREQFVRQLEVLCETNRRLGESNDELREALGILSERLRPPELIKKPSGCQSAPVTPSRRIYSSPISSSPQKSAESSHKSFVDTMKKSAESSHKDFIDTAKKEVKLQCFTPFNESSVDSTTFNTDDATESSILNREYHRRMVDDCSYNNNNSLTDSSNEATNIESTAYDDESTAYDGESTVYDGESTVLNTCCCGKIIFEDKNLCKDCTYTDTEKATGISDTFLSSDQSLFDNIHTESSDINSLHVLPAKTDMCTQVDNNLSLCAISEKHEVSVQCELPRELPSKNELNVNQSYEHNKIKLLRREAKTNNHSLNKTQLIEYQFKEIDEIVHGIVESSLDKADSISLDHIYEKHNSKEVSQQINPEKPYYISDYNFYDIFNDHSINQVPESTILTDSDDSNNYSDQETGIDMSMLKRFKPVGEESNEDATYETTNEYMTNYPWSVSSGSAFSLKKKNKELSMRSQRQFDEDVDDYNMPDEELARLVNQTNDDDFSSTSEELITVEEKIIEPHDAAKVLKREFGVGADTSGESLSANEGETTVPERMYKLVLVGNAAVGKSSFIIRLCKNKFYSSLNSTLGVDFQIKNLQLNGKIIALQLWDTAGQERFRSIAKSYFRKVDGVILMYDVTCESSFMDVRDWLESIKEGSSKTVPIIICGNKTDLRLDARRKGMPVVSQEQGQRLANDIGALFIETSAKEGTNITNTCLELTKQLIQNDEKRLSTTGMQLNKQPSQTKKNGCCR
- the LOC136071948 gene encoding ras and EF-hand domain-containing protein homolog isoform X4, with amino-acid sequence MSNVDENAFMKRELLDAELDSSGFIDEVELAAVVDLKPYELKQIFARLDTDKDGKISITDFMENYTLFQSYADVKNTSMQPDIKTNNKTEYFENGKIALKENSNDSGFISTNTAMKIPDASSDDTLKVPDDTMRILDATMSLKNSSLKVSDTTFNLKNKPLMIDLKTEAKNQLGQEYLDDLYEIARSRDDPLLLDSLENFLAATVDNLLRKQAENEYLELSLKRATLKNNEFSSQLEQEMDQHVQMLEEKIRQEEQQKLAIQKQEAYQQLIIAQKELAEMENKVKMLEKQVEEKSVKTFVPNTILEEIKLKEKENETLHLRLLEFQTQMALMRTEVAKLKCEYDEQSDRLQKERVTVLDCVQEQENLTRQLHLLHEANKKLHDTNDDLRSAMEVKRSNSCFIGSPVKRTTSLVLTKYRLPNLHSSFRSDPGPDLNNILNDFDDTDIEDASGRSIIPYDEEVIDKSSLMAELMEADDQVHNDYMSGKKPVRVLSLENSASSTPQKHVDREQFVRQLEVLCETNRRLGESNDELREALGILSERLRPPELIKKPSGCQSAPVTPSRRIYSSPISSSPQKSAESSHKSFVDTMKKSAESSHKDFIDTAKKEVKLQCFTPFNESSVDSTTFNTDDATESSILNREYHRRMVDDCSYNNNNSLTDSSNEATNIESTAYDDESTAYDGESTVYDGESTVLNTCCCGKIIFEDKNLCKDCTYTDTEKATGISDTFLSSDQSLFDNIHTESSDINSLHVLPAKTDMCTQVDNNLSLCAISEKHEVSVQCELPRELPSKNELNVNQSYEHNKIKLLRREAKTNNHSLNKTQLIEYQFKEIDEIVHGIVESSLDKADSISLDHIYEKHNSKEVSQQINPEKPYYISDYNFYDIFNDHSINQVPESTILTDSDDSNNYSDQETGIDMSMLKRFKPVGEESNELSMRSQRQFDEDVDDYNMPDEELARLVNQTNDDDFSSTSEELITVEEKIIEPHDAAKVLKREFGVGADTSGESLSANEGETTVPERMYKLVLVGNAAVGKSSFIIRLCKNKFYSSLNSTLGVDFQIKNLQLNGKIIALQLWDTAGQERFRSIAKSYFRKVDGVILMYDVTCESSFMDVRDWLESIKEGSSKTVPIIICGNKTDLRLDARRKGMPVVSQEQGQRLANDIGALFIETSAKEGTNITNTCLELTKQLIQNDEKRLSTTGMQLNKQPSQTKKNGCCR
- the LOC136071948 gene encoding ras and EF-hand domain-containing protein homolog isoform X8; the encoded protein is MDQHVQMLEEKIRQEEQQKLAIQKQEAYQQLIIAQKELAEMENKVKMLEKQVEEKSVKTFVPNTILEEIKLKEKENETLHLRLLEFQTQMALMRTEVAKLKCEYDEQSDRLQKERVTVLDCVQEQENLTRQLHLLHEANKKLHDTNDDLRSAMEVKRSNSCFIGSPVKRTTSLVLTKYRLPNLHSSFRSDPGPDLNNILNDFDDTDIEDASGRSIIPYDEEVIDKSSLMAELMEADDQVHNDYMSGKKPVRVLSLENSASSTPQKHVDREQFVRQLEVLCETNRRLGESNDELREALGILSERLRPPELIKKPSGCQSAPVTPSRRIYSSPISSSPQKSAESSHKSFVDTMKKSAESSHKDFIDTAKKEVKLQCFTPFNESSVDSTTFNTDDATESSILNREYHRRMVDDCSYNNNNSLTDSSNEATNIESTAYDDESTAYDGESTVYDGESTVLNTCCCGKIIFEDKNLCKDCTYTDTEKATGISDTFLSSDQSLFDNIHTESSDINSLHVLPAKTDMCTQVDNNLSLCAISEKHEVSVQCELPRELPSKNELNVNQSYEHNKIKLLRREAKTNNHSLNKTQLIEYQFKEIDEIVHGIVESSLDKADSISLDHIYEKHNSKEVSQQINPEKPYYISDYNFYDIFNDHSINQVPESTILTDSDDSNNYSDQETGIDMSMLKRFKPVGEESNELSMRSQRQFDEDVDDYNMPDEELARLVNQTNDDDFSSTSEELITVEEKIIEPHDAAKVLKREFGVGADTSGESLSANEGETTVPERMYKLVLVGNAAVGKSSFIIRLCKNKFYSSLNSTLGVDFQIKNLQLNGKIIALQLWDTAGQERFRSIAKSYFRKVDGVILMYDVTCESSFMDVRDWLESIKEGSSKTVPIIICGNKTDLRLDARRKGMPVVSQEQGQRLANDIGALFIETSAKEGTNITNTCLELTKQLIQNDEKRLSTTGMQLNKQPSQTKKNGCCR
- the LOC136071948 gene encoding uncharacterized protein LOC136071948 isoform X3, with translation MNSEFVEVTFSVPRNSFFQYSPVNGNTHVVPDNNYDSSLNNRSYCYVQDHLAMEKESFYTNFFDCTNTTHASKESCDLNNLSTKNLFPKNSDTRTSRTMYESIKQPHNSSIQIKSLGVTPWRFFPQNDSIFTSSPLCFNKDNVFQIKPKILLSQKEMPTFEEFLNKIHPRWASYLPGQEYLDDLYEIARSRDDPLLLDSLENFLAATVDNLLRKQAENEYLELSLKRATLKNNEFSSQLEQEMDQHVQMLEEKIRQEEQQKLAIQKQEAYQQLIIAQKELAEMENKVKMLEKQVEEKSVKTFVPNTILEEIKLKEKENETLHLRLLEFQTQMALMRTEVAKLKCEYDEQSDRLQKERVTVLDCVQEQENLTRQLHLLHEANKKLHDTNDDLRSAMEVKRSNSCFIGSPVKRTTSLVLTKYRLPNLHSSFRSDPGPDLNNILNDFDDTDIEDASGRSIIPYDEEVIDKSSLMAELMEADDQVHNDYMSGKKPVRVLSLENSASSTPQKHVDREQFVRQLEVLCETNRRLGESNDELREALGILSERLRPPELIKKPSGCQSAPVTPSRRIYSSPISSSPQKSAESSHKSFVDTMKKSAESSHKDFIDTAKKEVKLQCFTPFNESSVDSTTFNTDDATESSILNREYHRRMVDDCSYNNNNSLTDSSNEATNIESTAYDDESTAYDGESTVYDGESTVLNTCCCGKIIFEDKNLCKDCTYTDTEKATGISDTFLSSDQSLFDNIHTESSDINSLHVLPAKTDMCTQVDNNLSLCAISEKHEVSVQCELPRELPSKNELNVNQSYEHNKIKLLRREAKTNNHSLNKTQLIEYQFKEIDEIVHGIVESSLDKADSISLDHIYEKHNSKEVSQQINPEKPYYISDYNFYDIFNDHSINQVPESTILTDSDDSNNYSDQETGIDMSMLKRFKPVGEESNELSMRSQRQFDEDVDDYNMPDEELARLVNQTNDDDFSSTSEELITVEEKIIEPHDAAKVLKREFGVGADTSGESLSANEGETTVPERMYKLVLVGNAAVGKSSFIIRLCKNKFYSSLNSTLGVDFQIKNLQLNGKIIALQLWDTAGQERFRSIAKSYFRKVDGVILMYDVTCESSFMDVRDWLESIKEGSSKTVPIIICGNKTDLRLDARRKGMPVVSQEQGQRLANDIGALFIETSAKEGTNITNTCLELTKQLIQNDEKRLSTTGMQLNKQPSQTKKNGCCR
- the LOC136071948 gene encoding ras and EF-hand domain-containing protein homolog isoform X5, with the protein product MCSRKVYKELKAKRRSLDSKVQEYLDDLYEIARSRDDPLLLDSLENFLAATVDNLLRKQAENEYLELSLKRATLKNNEFSSQLEQEMDQHVQMLEEKIRQEEQQKLAIQKQEAYQQLIIAQKELAEMENKVKMLEKQVEEKSVKTFVPNTILEEIKLKEKENETLHLRLLEFQTQMALMRTEVAKLKCEYDEQSDRLQKERVTVLDCVQEQENLTRQLHLLHEANKKLHDTNDDLRSAMEVKRSNSCFIGSPVKRTTSLVLTKYRLPNLHSSFRSDPGPDLNNILNDFDDTDIEDASGRSIIPYDEEVIDKSSLMAELMEADDQVHNDYMSGKKPVRVLSLENSASSTPQKHVDREQFVRQLEVLCETNRRLGESNDELREALGILSERLRPPELIKKPSGCQSAPVTPSRRIYSSPISSSPQKSAESSHKSFVDTMKKSAESSHKDFIDTAKKEVKLQCFTPFNESSVDSTTFNTDDATESSILNREYHRRMVDDCSYNNNNSLTDSSNEATNIESTAYDDESTAYDGESTVYDGESTVLNTCCCGKIIFEDKNLCKDCTYTDTEKATGISDTFLSSDQSLFDNIHTESSDINSLHVLPAKTDMCTQVDNNLSLCAISEKHEVSVQCELPRELPSKNELNVNQSYEHNKIKLLRREAKTNNHSLNKTQLIEYQFKEIDEIVHGIVESSLDKADSISLDHIYEKHNSKEVSQQINPEKPYYISDYNFYDIFNDHSINQVPESTILTDSDDSNNYSDQETGIDMSMLKRFKPVGEESNEDATYETTNEYMTNYPWSVSSGSAFSLKKKNKELSMRSQRQFDEDVDDYNMPDEELARLVNQTNDDDFSSTSEELITVEEKIIEPHDAAKVLKREFGVGADTSGESLSANEGETTVPERMYKLVLVGNAAVGKSSFIIRLCKNKFYSSLNSTLGVDFQIKNLQLNGKIIALQLWDTAGQERFRSIAKSYFRKVDGVILMYDVTCESSFMDVRDWLESIKEGSSKTVPIIICGNKTDLRLDARRKGMPVVSQEQGQRLANDIGALFIETSAKEGTNITNTCLELTKQLIQNDEKRLSTTGMQLNKQPSQTKKNGCCR
- the LOC136071948 gene encoding uncharacterized protein LOC136071948 isoform X6, which encodes MCSRKVYKELKAKRRSLDSKVQEYLDDLYEIARSRDDPLLLDSLENFLAATVDNLLRKQAENEYLELSLKRATLKNNEFSSQLEQEMDQHVQMLEEKIRQEEQQKLAIQKQEAYQQLIIAQKELAEMENKVKMLEKQVEEKSVKTFVPNTILEEIKLKEKENETLHLRLLEFQTQMALMRTEVAKLKCEYDEQSDRLQKERVTVLDCVQEQENLTRQLHLLHEANKKLHDTNDDLRSAMEVKRSNSCFIGSPVKRTTSLVLTKYRLPNLHSSFRSDPGPDLNNILNDFDDTDIEDASGRSIIPYDEEVIDKSSLMAELMEADDQVHNDYMSGKKPVRVLSLENSASSTPQKHVDREQFVRQLEVLCETNRRLGESNDELREALGILSERLRPPELIKKPSGCQSAPVTPSRRIYSSPISSSPQKSAESSHKSFVDTMKKSAESSHKDFIDTAKKEVKLQCFTPFNESSVDSTTFNTDDATESSILNREYHRRMVDDCSYNNNNSLTDSSNEATNIESTAYDDESTAYDGESTVYDGESTVLNTCCCGKIIFEDKNLCKDCTYTDTEKATGISDTFLSSDQSLFDNIHTESSDINSLHVLPAKTDMCTQVDNNLSLCAISEKHEVSVQCELPRELPSKNELNVNQSYEHNKIKLLRREAKTNNHSLNKTQLIEYQFKEIDEIVHGIVESSLDKADSISLDHIYEKHNSKEVSQQINPEKPYYISDYNFYDIFNDHSINQVPESTILTDSDDSNNYSDQETGIDMSMLKRFKPVGEESNELSMRSQRQFDEDVDDYNMPDEELARLVNQTNDDDFSSTSEELITVEEKIIEPHDAAKVLKREFGVGADTSGESLSANEGETTVPERMYKLVLVGNAAVGKSSFIIRLCKNKFYSSLNSTLGVDFQIKNLQLNGKIIALQLWDTAGQERFRSIAKSYFRKVDGVILMYDVTCESSFMDVRDWLESIKEGSSKTVPIIICGNKTDLRLDARRKGMPVVSQEQGQRLANDIGALFIETSAKEGTNITNTCLELTKQLIQNDEKRLSTTGMQLNKQPSQTKKNGCCR